DNA from Desulfuromonas sp. AOP6:
AGCAAGAAGTCTGGGGGAGGAAAATCCCGGACGGATGACACAAGTAGATAATTCAAATCAAGGGCTACCCCCCGCCTCCCCGATTCTAACCCCTTTTGTCCGAAACCGACTATCCCTTGACAGAGAAAAACGATACCGAGAACCATGGGCAGGCCGACATTGCTCACAAAATGCATAACCAGGCCGGGAATTCTCCCCCAAGACCTCTTCATAGCTGTCAGGCGTGGAAACTCATCATCTGCCATCAGGCGAAAAGCCGACACAACGAAAACATACAGAGAGAATATCCCCATAGCCAGTTGCGCATTCAAAAAACCACTGTCAAGAAAGGGCATATTCACTTCCTCTCCAATAGAAACAACCTCATGCAAGAAAGAATACTACAGAATATAACATTTTTCTACTTTTCTCGGGCCCATAATATACTGATTTGGATTAGAATATTTACAAAAAGTCCCACCCATCAATAAATAACTATGTAACCATGTTTCTCTGCGATCTTTGAAATTTCAAGAACGTCCTCGATTTGATAAAATTCCCCATCCAGGATAAAGGTATACCCCCCAGAGGGTTCTTTTTTGGCAAGACCGATGAGATATTCAAAAGATGCTGTTTTGATAGTTTCCATGGCCAACCTAATCTCCTATAATTTTAACCAACACTCTCTTGGGTCGATTTCCATCAAATTCGCCATAAAAAATCTGTTCCCAAGGCCCAAAGTCAAGCTCCCCATCTGTGACAGCGACTGTCACTTCCCTGCCCATGACAGAACGCTTGAGGTGCGCATCTCCGTTGTCTTCTCCTGTCTGGTGGTGCTTATAGCCCGAGGGGTCGAAGGGCGCCAATGTCTCGAGCCAGCGATCAAAATCCTGATGCAGACCGCGTTCGT
Protein-coding regions in this window:
- a CDS encoding secondary thiamine-phosphate synthase enzyme YjbQ, which produces MKSYRAELWFEVPSRRGFINITSKVRRCLEESAIREGLCLVNAMHITASVFINDDERGLHQDFDRWLETLAPFDPSGYKHHQTGEDNGDAHLKRSVMGREVTVAVTDGELDFGPWEQIFYGEFDGNRPKRVLVKIIGD